The Methylacidimicrobium sp. B4 genome contains a region encoding:
- a CDS encoding sulfurtransferase TusA family protein: MEGVKIAKESDARGSFCPGPLMEMIRLVRSANVGEVVAVISGDEGSKKDIPAWIQKARYELVGTEEVAPGATRFLCRKNH, encoded by the coding sequence ATGGAAGGGGTGAAGATTGCGAAGGAGAGCGACGCGCGGGGAAGCTTCTGCCCGGGGCCGCTCATGGAGATGATCCGGCTGGTTCGCTCGGCGAACGTGGGGGAGGTCGTCGCGGTGATTTCCGGCGACGAGGGCAGCAAGAAGGACATTCCCGCATGGATCCAGAAGGCCCGTTACGAGCTCGTCGGAACGGAGGAGGTTGCCCCCGGAGCAACCCGTTTCCTCTGCCGCAAGAATCACTAG
- a CDS encoding DsrE/DsrF/DrsH-like family protein has product MSEKLSIVLFSGTVDKLMAASVMASGAAAMQKEVTIFATFYGLFALRKGDWKQNRRVSKDFEDYGEQFLRVLEEKKAPSWLETLQGAMEIGNVKVKACGLTMDLLSIKLEDLEPIVSEIVGVAHFVEEAADGQILFL; this is encoded by the coding sequence ATGAGCGAGAAACTGTCGATCGTCCTTTTTTCCGGCACAGTGGATAAGTTAATGGCGGCTTCCGTCATGGCTTCCGGTGCTGCGGCCATGCAAAAGGAGGTAACCATCTTCGCAACCTTCTACGGTCTCTTCGCGCTCCGCAAGGGGGATTGGAAGCAGAACCGGCGCGTCAGCAAGGATTTCGAGGATTACGGAGAGCAATTTCTGCGCGTCTTGGAGGAGAAGAAAGCGCCTAGCTGGCTCGAGACGCTGCAGGGCGCCATGGAGATCGGCAACGTGAAAGTGAAGGCGTGCGGGCTCACGATGGACCTCCTGTCGATCAAGCTGGAGGATTTGGAGCCGATCGTGAGCGAGATTGTGGGGGTCGCGCATTTCGTCGAGGAGGCTGCGGACGGGCAAATTCTTTTCCTGTGA